The proteins below come from a single Triticum aestivum cultivar Chinese Spring chromosome 5D, IWGSC CS RefSeq v2.1, whole genome shotgun sequence genomic window:
- the LOC123121473 gene encoding ABC transporter G family member STR, with product MQQPQQHRTAMRRDGERDHRRAAAERPAAHRTERAAADETAHRRAAEAPPRRTERAAEVLPAAHRTERAGETAATARRAAEMPARRTERKKSLESLLDAADVRGKRGGPVPAVGEKITTFPGQGLEFKNLSYSVIKKQKKDGVKIKKEVYLLNDISGQALRGQVTAILGPSGAGKSTFLDAIAGRIAKGSLEGSVSIDGRPVTTSYMKQISSYVMQDDQLFPMLTVLETLTFAAEVRLPPSLSRAEKLKRVWELIEQLGLQTTAHTYIGDEGVRGVSGGERRRVSIGTDIIHKPSLLFLDEPTSGLDSTSAHSVVEKVKDIARGGSIVLMTIHQPSFRIQMLLDRIVILARGRLIYLGNPTTLPTYLAGFGRPVPEGENSMEYLLDVIKEYDESTLGLEPLVAYQRDGSKPTEAAKTPVPRTPRTPYQKSVQFRQMQLKSNQFSLASATPHANPFSNFESYNIDDEEGDFDNSLERKIQTPMHTANSGYHPRLASQFYKDFSVWVYNGVAGTPQRRPTWTPARTPARTPMSSYQRSRVNTPHRSIPPSPQEPVFKPEEPDYEEQGLDIEPLDAPEDGPKFANPWLREVAVLSWRTALNVVRTPELFLSREIVLTVMALILSTLFHRLSGSDFLTINRILNFYIFAVCLVFFSSNDAVPTFIQERFIFIRERSHNAYRASTYVISSLIVYLPFFAIQGFTFAVITKFMLHLNSSLLYFWIVLFASLITTNAYVMLVSALVPSYITGYAVVIATTALFFLTCGFFLKRNKIPIYWRWLHYISAIKYPFEALLVNEFKGSHCYTGTFNQLSPGPLGEIKESGLHDQLNPNITTCPLIGQDVLTSMDITMDSIWVDVAILLAWGVLYRLFFYVVLRFYSKNERK from the exons ATGCAGCAGCCGCAGCAGCACAGGACGGCCATGCGGAGGGACGGCGAGAGGGACCACCGGAGGGCGGCGGCCGAGAGGCCAGCCGCCCACCGGAcggagagggcggcggcggacgagaCGGCCCATCGGAGGGCGGCCGAGGCGCCCCCCCGCCGGACGGAGAGGGCGGCCGAGGTGCTGCCCGCCGCCCACAGGACCGAGAGGGCGGGCGAGACGGCGGCCACCGCCCGGAGAGCGGCGGAGATGCCCGCCCGCCGGACGGAGAGGAAGAAGAGCCTGGAGAGCCTCCTGGACGCCGCGGACGTGCGGGGGAAGCGCGGCGGCCCCGTGCCGGCCGTCGGCGAGAAGATCACCACCTTCCCCGGCCAGGGCCTCGAGTTCAAGAACCTGTCCTACAGCGTCAttaagaagcagaagaaggacggGGTCAAGATCAAGAAGGAGGTGTACCTGCTCAACGACATTTCCGGGCAGGCCCTCCGCGGCCAGGTCACCGCCATCCTCGGCCCCAGCGGCGCCGGCAAGTCCACTTTCCTCGACGCCATTGCCGGACGGATCGCCAAGGGGAGCCTCGAAGGGTCTGTCAGCATCGACGGACGACCT GTCACCACGAGCTACATGAAGCAGATTTCCTCTTACGTGATGCAAGACGATCAGCTGTTTCCCATGCTTACGGTGCTGGAGACGCTCACATTTGCAGCTGAGGTCAGGCTCCCGCCATCCCTCTCAAGGGCTGAGAAGCTCAAGAGGGTGTGGGAACTCATTGAGCAGCTTGGTCTGCAG ACAACAGCTCACACATACATTGGGGACGAAGGGGTGCGAGGGGTCTCTGGCGGGGAACGCCGCAGAGTGTCGATAGGCACAGACATCATCCATAAGCCATCTCTGCTGTTTCTCGACGAACCAACCTCCGGCCTCGACTCCACTAGTGCACACAGTGTGGTGGAGAAAGTGAAGGATATCGCAAGAGGAGGAAGCATTGTGCTCATGACTATCCATCAACCATCTTTCAGGATACAGATGCTTCTTGACAGAATTGTCATCCTTGCAAG AGGGCGACTGATCTATCTAGGCAACCCAACCACACTTCCCACATACCTTGCTGGATTCGGCCGGCCAGTACCTGAGGGTGAGAACAGCATGGAATATCTACTGGATGTCATCAAGGAGTACGATGAATCAACACTGGGACTTGAGCCTCTGGTTGCATACCAGAGGGATGGCAGCAAACCCACTGAAGCTGCGAAGACTCCGGTGCCGAGAACACCAAGGACACCATACCAGAAGTCAGTCCAGTTCAGGCAAATGCAACTCAAAAGCAACCAGTTTTCACTTGCAAGCGCAACGCCTCATGCAAACCCCTTCTCAAACTTTGAGTCCTACAATATTGATGACGAGGAGGGTGATTTCGACAATTCTCTTGAGAGAAAAATACAGACACCCATGCACACTGCAAACTCGGGCTACCATCCAAGATTAGCTTCACAGTTCTACAAAGATTTCTCAGTCTGGGTTTACAATGGTGTCGCAGGGACACCGCAGCGCAGGCCTACTTGGACTCCAGCTCGAACACCAGCAAGGACCCCAATGTCAAGCTACCAGCGAAGCCGTGTGAATACGCCGCACAGGTCAATTCCTCCATCTCCCCAAGAACCAGTGTTCAAGCCAGAAGAGCCAGACTATGAGGAGCAGGGGCTTGATATTGAGCCACTAGATGCACCAGAGGACGGGCCAAAGTTCGCCAATCCTTGGCTCAGGGAGGTGGCTGTACTTTCATGGCGTACCGCACTGAATGTCGTGCGCACACCGGAGTTGTTCCTCTCTCGTGAGATTGTGCTCACGGTCATGGCACTCATCCTCTCGACGCTGTTCCATCGCCTCAGCGGTTCTGATTTCCTGACCATCAACCGCATCCTCAACTTCTACATCTTTGCAGTCTGCCTCGTCTTCTTCTCCTCGAATGATGCAGTCCCGACATTCATCCAGGAGCGCTTCATCTTCATCCGCGAGAGGTCACACAATGCATACCGTGCTTCGACATACGTGATCTCCTCCCTCATTGTCTACCTTCCCTTCTTCGCCATCCAGGGCTTCACCTTTGCGGTGATCACGAAGTTCATGCTCCATCTGAATAGCAGCTTGCTCTACTTCTGGATCGTCCTCTTTGCATCGCTCATCACAACAAATGCCTATGTGATGCTGGTGAGTGCGCTTGTTCCGAGCTACATCACTGGCTATGCCGTCGTGATTGCAACGACAGCGCTCTTCTTCCTCACCTGCGGATTCTTTCTGAAGCGGAACAAGATCCCTATTTACTGGAGATGGCTTCACTACATCTCCGCAATCAAGTACCCGTTTGAGGCCTTGCTCGTCAACGAGTTCAAAGGCAGCCATTGCTACACTGGCACATTCAATCAGCTGTCCCCAGGACCTCTGGGAGAAATCAAGGAAAGTGGCCTTCATGATCAACTGAACccaaacatcacaacatgccccttGATAGGCCAGGATGTGCTCACCTCCATGGATATCACAATGGACAGCATCTGGGTTGATGTTGCAATCCTCCTTGCCTGGGGTGTGCTCTATCGGCTCTTCTTCTATGTGGTCCTGAGATTCTACTCCAAGAATGAGAGGAAGTAA